The genomic window GTAAACAAAGTAGATAATCAAAATTATTTGTTTATTGATATTTTAATTTCTGATAAAACAAAACCCGGTAAATTTCAAATATTATTCAGCAAAGAAAACAAAGAAAAATTAATCTATGATTATGAGCTAAAAGTTAGAACACACAACCCTGATAATCATAAAGGATTTAACAGTTCGGATGTGATTTATTTATTAATGCCAGACAGATTTTCTAATGCAGATACTTTAAACGATAATGTTGAAACTATGCTCGAAAAATCTGACAGGAACAATCCTGATGGCAGGCATGGAGGTGATATTCAGGGAATTATCAATCATCTTGCTCATATTTCAGATTTGGGAGCAACAGCTTTATGGATAAATCCACTTTTTGAAAATAACAATCCTTTATATTCTTATCATGGTTATGCAATAACTGATTTTTACAAAACTGACCTAAGATTTGGCACAAATAAAGACTATCTAAAATTAGTTAATGAATGTCATAAAAAAGGTTTGAAAATAATTATGGACCTTGTTTTAAACCATTGTAGTACAGAACATTGGTTTATAAAAGATTTGCCTGTTAAAGACTGGATACATCAGTTTCCTGAATTTACGAGATGTAATTATCGTACAAGTACAATCACTGACCCATACGCTTCCGAAATTGACAAAAAATTAATGCTTACAGGTTGGTTCGACAGAAATATGGCAGATTTAAACCAGAAAAATATTTTCCTTGCAACATATCTTATTCAAAATACAATTTGGTGGATTGAATATTCGGGTATTGACGGTATCAGACTCGATACTCAACCATACTCTGATAAAAATATGGTTGCCGACTGGAGCAAAAGTATTTTTGAAGAATACCCCGATTTTAATATTGTGGGAGAAGCATGGCTTCAGAAAGAAGCAATTACGGCATACTGGCAAAAGGATACAAAAAACAAGGACAACTATAATTCAAATATCCCAAGTATTACTGATTTTCCAATGTATTTTGCAATAGCATCGGCTTTTAATGAAGAAGAAAGCTGGACAGAAGGAATTGCAAGATTATATTACATTCTGACACAGGATTTTTTATATGCAAAACCTGAAAATAATTTA from Bacteroidales bacterium includes these protein-coding regions:
- a CDS encoding glycoside hydrolase family 13 protein, with amino-acid sequence MIFKIHFYVVLLFITLLSTNSFASGFNIKKVEPMFWWTGMKNPNLQLLIYGENIGTAEVSINYDGVSLKKVNKVDNQNYLFIDILISDKTKPGKFQILFSKENKEKLIYDYELKVRTHNPDNHKGFNSSDVIYLLMPDRFSNADTLNDNVETMLEKSDRNNPDGRHGGDIQGIINHLAHISDLGATALWINPLFENNNPLYSYHGYAITDFYKTDLRFGTNKDYLKLVNECHKKGLKIIMDLVLNHCSTEHWFIKDLPVKDWIHQFPEFTRCNYRTSTITDPYASEIDKKLMLTGWFDRNMADLNQKNIFLATYLIQNTIWWIEYSGIDGIRLDTQPYSDKNMVADWSKSIFEEYPDFNIVGEAWLQKEAITAYWQKDTKNKDNYNSNIPSITDFPMYFAIASAFNEEESWTEGIARLYYILTQDFLYAKPENNLIFVDNHDINRFYENIKHDFNKYKMGLAFLLTTRGIPMIYYGTEILMSGEEHKGHGEIRKDFPGGWENDNINAFNKEERTPEQNEAFDYLQKLLKWRKNKNVIHTGKLTHYIPVDGIYVYFRHNEKESVMVVLNNKNTVKTLNLDYYKENLMNYSSGTDIITKTNIILNEPFEIPGKSAMIIELE